GGCAAGAACTAAACTGCAGACTAACTGTAACTTTTTCGACATTAATTTCCCTCCAATTATGTTTTATGAAATAAGCCTAAAGCACATTATGTCAACTGGCAATTGGCTTGTCCATTGTTTATTGGTGGGTCTGGGAACATGGTGGCAGCCACAGGCGATTATAATTACGTAAACTCAAAAATCCTTTACTTCGGTAAATTTTGCTTATTGAGGCAAGTTTCCGCAATCGCCTATCACCACGAATGCCTAAGTTTCATAACTTATTGTGAAAGGAGGGAATAACCTTGGAACAAAAGACAGTTTGGCCGGGAGTTCTTAAGGGGCATAAAATTCCTGCGCCCACCGAGGTTGCCTGTATTTATGTAAAGAAAATCTATGATGCGTGCTCACAAAGAGAATGTGTAGAATTCTTCTTCGATGATCTTGAGTTGCCTCAAGTGCCGCTGGAGGAACTGGAAGTTGAGTGCACAATTGTCCCGGGTTCAGAATCATTTTCTGACTGGTCAATTGAACCGATAGATGGAGGCCCGTTGGGGCTGGTAAGGGTCACAGTTTGCGCGACTGTCGAAATAATCATTCGGGACAGCAATAATCCCAATGTATATACGACCAATTACGAAGAAGTATGTTTCTTTAAGGAAGTTGTGCTCTATGCCCCGGATCCTGTAAATATGCAGGTTTTGGTTGAGTCGATATTCGAGGCCTTAGCCTGCAGCAGTCAAGTAAATGACGAATCACTGTTTACAGTAACAGCGACAATCGGAGCTTTTATTATCGTTAAGACTGGTTTGGAAGTGCAATTGTTGGTGCCCGCATACGGTTTCTGTCCGGTGCCGCCGGAATGTGAAGAACTGGGAGATTTATGTGAACAATTCCTGCAGCGTCCTTTTCCGCCATTCTTCCCGCCGCAACTAAATGATCTAAATAATGGCTAAATCCTGCGGCGTCAAGTGACGCCGCAAATTGACATTGGGGTGAAGATGTTGGGTAAATTGATACTAACTCTGGAAAGAGATTTCCTTCAGGTCCACCCCCAACTAGTGACCACCCTGGAACGTAAATACAATGTTGTTCTCAATCTGGAGGTCAGGTTAACTGAGCAGAGGTTGCGTAATCTATGGCAGACCAGGCATCTCGAAGGTTTGGTGATTGGCGGCAATTTGGTGACCCCCGGGCAACTGGCTTCACTGCCGGGCCGCGATTTTGCTCTGATTCTGATTAACGCGCCGTATACGCTTCCCGACAGTATGAGCAAAGACCCTTTGAGCGTGCTGATTAATTGCCGGCAGGAGAACTTGGACTTACGTTTATGGGGAAACGGCGAACGTTATGTAGAGCTTCTGTGCTCAATTTTAGCTGGGCTTTACTCATGCTTGGATGTACAGTTGGACAGTTGCAGCTTCACTGAAAAAGAGCGAGAGGTGCTGACCATGTTGCTGCAGGGCCTAAAAGATGATCACATTGCCAGGACCTTGTATATCAGTCCCAAGACTGTCCGTAACCACATTAGCAATATGTTGCGAAAAGTTGGGGTGGAAAGCCGAACCCAGTTGGTTTTATGGGCAATGCAACGGGGTTTGAAAAATTGAAATTTAGCCGGGCCGATGCCCGGCTCTTTGATTAGGCAGGGATTGGCTTCTGCCTTGTCGAAAATAAAGGAGCAAGGAGGGGTAAAGATGCGTTTTCTTATTCGTTGGTTATTGAACGGACTTGCTCTTTTAGTTGTGGCTTGGTTGCTGACTGGTGTGCATGTGAACGGCTGGCAGGCGGCGGTGACTGCAGGGCTCGGACTGGGTTTGGTCAATGCCTTGATACGACCTATTATTAAGCTGTTGGCCCTGCCGATTACTATTCTGACCCTGGGGCTATTTGGTCTGGTGATTAATGCCGGTTTGTTTTGGTTAGTCAGTGAGCTGGTGCAGGGATTCGCTGTGGACGGTTTTATCTGGGCACTTGCCGGCGCGGTACTGGTGGCCATCTTTGCGGCTGTCTTCGCAGGTTTTTTGGGAGTAAAAAAATAAACTAATGGTAATGGGCATGATAGGTAATGCAGATTGCAGGGAGATGATTAGACTTGGATATATTGACAGCTTATAGGGAAGGTCTGCTTACAGATTTGTTGCCCTATTTTCATGATGATTCCCGGTCCTGGCCTCGACGGCAGCGGTATCTGCAGCAAAAAGAAGGACCGGAACCGTCTTTTTGGGAGTGGCTGCGTAAATTAAATGAAAACTATGGTTGTGACCCGGCGGCTCTGTGCTCAGTTGATCGACTTGCTAATGGCGGCCTGGCGGTGGTTAGCGGTCAACAGGCCGGATTGCTGACGGGACCGCTGTATACAATCTACAAAGTAGCGACTTCAATCAGGTTCGCAGATAAAATGTCCCAGGAACTTGGACAACCGGTGGTGCCGGTGTTTTGGCTGGCCAGTGAAGATCATGATTTCGCAGAAATCAAGGCGGCGGTGTTTCCGGGTTCAGAAGAGCCACAAACGCTGGTGTTTCCCGGGGAGTACAGGCTGACCCCGGCGGCAGAGATTCCACTCTGTCAGGAGGATGTGGATTATGTACTGGAGCAGCTGCAAGTAATTTTGCCTGAAACTGAGTTCACACCGGCGGTGCTGGAAATGGTGCGGGATACAGGGAGCCGGTTTGAAAGTTATTCTGACTGGTGTGGCGCCCTGCTCAGCCAACTTTTTTCCCGGCAGGGTCTGGTCCTTCTCGATGCTTCGGGAGCGCCTGTACGACAAGCTGCCCAGCCGATATTTAAGGCTGCGGTTGCTGCCGGTGACAAAATATACGCTGATTTAGCTGCTCAGGCCGCAAAACTAAAGAATTTGAGAATAAAACCCGGTTTGGACCTGCCGCCTGACCATGCCCACTTGTTCTATTTGGACAGGGGGAAGCGCATCGCGCTGCTGCGGGCTGGGGATTTGTTTGTCGGGCGCCGCAATGAAGTGCGATTTACCCAGGAGCAGCTGCTGGCGGCAATTGAGACGGAACCAGCCAGCTTCAGCCCCAATGTTGTGCTGCGGCCGATGGTTCAAGAAATGGTGTTACCAGTGTTGGCAATGGTTGGCGGACCGGGAGAATTTGCCTACATGTCCCAAATGGCGCCGGTCTTTTCCCGCTTTAACCTGGAATTGCCGCCGTTGGTGCCCAGGCTTAGCGGCACCCTGGTAGAGCCGCCAGCGGCAAGGCTGTTGGCAAAGTATGGGCTGGGGGTTCCAGACGTTGAAGCCGGTTTGGAAGGCTGGTTGGAAGCGAAGTTAGCTGCCAGCGATCCAATTGGCATTGATGCGTCATTTGACAGACTGCGAGGGCAGATTAGCGCAGGCTATGAGCAATTGGCGGTGGAACTGGTGGACAGTCAGCTTGGCGATTTAAAGGCGAAGAACTTGCGCAAAGTCTTGGAGCAGGTGCAGTATTTACATAACCGAACTGCCGAGACCCATCGCCGTCAGCATAAATTGCTGCGGCAACATGTCCAGCGCCTGGAGACCAGCTTACCCCCGAACCAAGAGCGGCAGTATAATTTGATTTGGTATCTGAACAGATACGGCCCCGGTTTTGTGGATACGCTGGCGGCCCAAGATTATGATAAAAGAATGATACTTTGGCTGTAGGAGGATTTGCATGAAGATATTGGTTATTGGCGCCCATCCCGATGATATTGAGTTATCTGTGGGGGGAATCGTTGCCAAACATGTTGCCATGGGCTATGAAGTGGAACTCTGTGACTTAACTGCTGGTGAAATGGGCAGCAACGGCACACCGGAGCAGCGACTGGCCGAAGGGCAAGAGGCCGCTAAAATCCTTGGGGCTGGTCGCCGGCATAATTTGGGGTTGCCCGATGGATTATTGATCCCAGACCGCCATGCAATCCTGAAAATGGCGGAGTTGGTGCGGGCGGTGGCGCCGGACTTGGTGTTGGCGCCCTGGTGGCAGGACCGCCATCCCGACCATGAGGCTGCAAGTCTAATTGCTACTCGGGGCTGTCATCTTGCCGGGTTGCACAAGTTCCCCGTGTCAGGGGAACGGCATCGACCTGAGCGTATGCTCTATTATTTCCTCGGTCGTATCGGGGAGCCATCGTTCATTGTCAATGTCGATGACTTCTGGGATACAAAGATGGCTGCAATAAAAGCCCATGCAAGCCAATTTGCTTCCCGGGAGGATGGGGCCAACCCTACATTTCTCAACCGCGGCCAATTTTTTGAGAATTATGAACTGCGGTTCCGGACCTGGGGCAGGGGGATTGGCGCCCGCTATGGTGAGGCGCTTGTCAGCAGGGAGCCGATTGCTGTTCAAGATATAACATATGTGTAGCGGGGGTAAAGCTTTATGAAAATCGGGATTCTTTGTTATCCCACGTACGGCGGCAGCGGCGTCGTGGCCACTGAGCTTGGGAAAGAACTGGCCCGGCGCGGTCATATAGTCCATTTTATTAATTCACAGTTGCCGGTTCGGCTGGACGGTGACGGCTTTAGTGACAAGATTTTTTTCCATGAAGTATCGGTCCCCAATTACCCGTTATTCAGTCATCCCCCATATACACTGGCCTTGGCGGGGCGGGTAGTGCAAGTGATAAAAGAACAGGGGCTGGATCTGATCCACGCTCATTACGCAGTGCCCCATTCGCTGGTTGCGGTTCTCGCCCGAGAAATCAGCGGTCAAGCGCGGGTAGTTACAACTCTGCACGGTACAGATATTACCCTGGTGGGGACTGAGCCATCTTTTCTGGATGTCAC
The sequence above is drawn from the Bacillota bacterium genome and encodes:
- a CDS encoding response regulator transcription factor; translated protein: MTPQIDIGVKMLGKLILTLERDFLQVHPQLVTTLERKYNVVLNLEVRLTEQRLRNLWQTRHLEGLVIGGNLVTPGQLASLPGRDFALILINAPYTLPDSMSKDPLSVLINCRQENLDLRLWGNGERYVELLCSILAGLYSCLDVQLDSCSFTEKEREVLTMLLQGLKDDHIARTLYISPKTVRNHISNMLRKVGVESRTQLVLWAMQRGLKN
- the bshC gene encoding bacillithiol biosynthesis cysteine-adding enzyme BshC, whose translation is MDILTAYREGLLTDLLPYFHDDSRSWPRRQRYLQQKEGPEPSFWEWLRKLNENYGCDPAALCSVDRLANGGLAVVSGQQAGLLTGPLYTIYKVATSIRFADKMSQELGQPVVPVFWLASEDHDFAEIKAAVFPGSEEPQTLVFPGEYRLTPAAEIPLCQEDVDYVLEQLQVILPETEFTPAVLEMVRDTGSRFESYSDWCGALLSQLFSRQGLVLLDASGAPVRQAAQPIFKAAVAAGDKIYADLAAQAAKLKNLRIKPGLDLPPDHAHLFYLDRGKRIALLRAGDLFVGRRNEVRFTQEQLLAAIETEPASFSPNVVLRPMVQEMVLPVLAMVGGPGEFAYMSQMAPVFSRFNLELPPLVPRLSGTLVEPPAARLLAKYGLGVPDVEAGLEGWLEAKLAASDPIGIDASFDRLRGQISAGYEQLAVELVDSQLGDLKAKNLRKVLEQVQYLHNRTAETHRRQHKLLRQHVQRLETSLPPNQERQYNLIWYLNRYGPGFVDTLAAQDYDKRMILWL
- the bshB1 gene encoding bacillithiol biosynthesis deacetylase BshB1, which encodes MKILVIGAHPDDIELSVGGIVAKHVAMGYEVELCDLTAGEMGSNGTPEQRLAEGQEAAKILGAGRRHNLGLPDGLLIPDRHAILKMAELVRAVAPDLVLAPWWQDRHPDHEAASLIATRGCHLAGLHKFPVSGERHRPERMLYYFLGRIGEPSFIVNVDDFWDTKMAAIKAHASQFASREDGANPTFLNRGQFFENYELRFRTWGRGIGARYGEALVSREPIAVQDITYV
- a CDS encoding phage holin family protein, yielding MRFLIRWLLNGLALLVVAWLLTGVHVNGWQAAVTAGLGLGLVNALIRPIIKLLALPITILTLGLFGLVINAGLFWLVSELVQGFAVDGFIWALAGAVLVAIFAAVFAGFLGVKK